One Luteimonas sp. MC1825 DNA segment encodes these proteins:
- a CDS encoding CHASE domain-containing protein — MTADEALLSPDALPSRHGYLLAALVLVASLALVAIYATGAGTRERELAQARLAGEAEQVVARLRQQLLTYELITRGGVSLFATVQAPSPQQWRHYTDGLELDRRFPAMLGLCYAEALSPAALQELQLRRRAAGMGLFNVDPPGARAQYGPVVLLEPRTIANINTIGFDMLQEPTRAAAMLAARDSGAARITAPLQLAQVGAGRGLVIFAPVYRAGIVPSDPSARAAALAGWVCAPFRLDGFVEQAVADAPGTPGLRIVDIGDGVETLVYAHDAALAPGKHAAAVTHSVEEQVYGRRWRLDFHQVRAGNGGSALLGTQGTIVLGMLASFLMFAVALSLARTQSRAQQIAARMSESYRRSELRFRSAMRFSAIGKALLDRDGRVVDANLALANILRASPEELMGRDFQALFSGTGDAAEERSRAATGSVYRVTRELRRDDGELRHVLLTYAQVPGDVGQDVASLAQVEDITDRVRAEAQINALNRTLEARVALRTRELTRANEALESFAYTISHDLRAPLRAIDGFTRVLGERHADAFDDAGRGYLARVRAATARMGELIDALLKMSRVSRGELRREPLDLSAMAADIVADLRHGDPQRQVDAQIEPGLQASGDSALVRNLLNNLLGNAWKFTRGRERGHIAFHRVEHAGETWFEVADNGVGFDEAYAGKLFRPFQRLHAQDEFVGEGIGLASVKRIIERHGGSITAEGRVGEGARFRFTLPDDAGVG, encoded by the coding sequence ATGACCGCCGACGAGGCCCTGCTGTCACCCGACGCCCTGCCATCGCGGCACGGCTACCTCCTGGCCGCGCTGGTGCTGGTGGCTTCGCTCGCGCTGGTGGCCATCTACGCCACCGGTGCCGGCACGCGCGAGCGCGAGCTTGCACAGGCGCGGCTGGCGGGCGAGGCCGAACAGGTAGTCGCGCGCCTGCGCCAGCAACTGCTCACCTACGAACTGATCACCCGTGGCGGCGTGTCGCTGTTCGCCACCGTGCAGGCACCCAGCCCGCAACAGTGGCGGCATTACACCGACGGCCTGGAACTCGACCGCAGGTTTCCGGCGATGCTCGGGCTCTGTTACGCCGAGGCGCTGTCGCCGGCCGCCCTGCAGGAACTGCAGCTCAGGCGCCGCGCGGCCGGGATGGGGCTGTTCAACGTGGATCCGCCGGGTGCGCGTGCGCAGTACGGGCCGGTGGTCCTGCTGGAACCGCGCACGATCGCCAACATCAACACCATCGGTTTCGACATGCTGCAGGAGCCCACCCGCGCGGCGGCGATGCTGGCCGCGCGCGACAGCGGGGCCGCGCGCATTACCGCGCCGCTGCAACTCGCGCAGGTGGGAGCGGGGCGCGGCCTGGTGATCTTCGCGCCGGTGTACCGGGCGGGCATCGTGCCGTCCGACCCGTCCGCACGCGCCGCGGCCCTGGCCGGCTGGGTCTGCGCGCCATTCCGCCTCGACGGTTTCGTCGAGCAGGCAGTGGCGGACGCGCCCGGCACGCCGGGGCTGCGCATCGTCGACATCGGCGACGGTGTCGAGACGCTGGTGTATGCGCACGATGCGGCGCTTGCGCCCGGAAAGCATGCCGCCGCTGTCACCCACAGCGTCGAAGAGCAGGTGTACGGCCGGCGTTGGCGGCTGGACTTCCACCAGGTGCGCGCCGGCAACGGCGGGTCGGCGCTGCTCGGCACCCAGGGCACGATCGTGCTGGGCATGCTGGCCTCATTCCTGATGTTCGCCGTGGCGCTGTCGCTGGCGCGGACCCAGTCGCGCGCGCAGCAGATCGCGGCGCGCATGAGCGAGTCGTACCGGCGCAGCGAACTGCGCTTCCGCAGTGCGATGCGCTTTTCGGCGATCGGCAAGGCGCTGCTCGACCGCGACGGGCGCGTGGTGGATGCCAACCTGGCCCTGGCCAACATCCTGCGCGCGTCGCCCGAGGAATTGATGGGTCGAGACTTCCAGGCGTTGTTCAGCGGCACCGGCGACGCCGCCGAAGAGCGCTCGCGCGCGGCGACCGGCAGCGTGTACCGCGTGACGCGCGAGCTCAGGCGCGACGACGGCGAGCTGCGCCATGTGCTGCTGACGTACGCGCAGGTGCCGGGCGACGTGGGCCAGGACGTGGCCAGCCTGGCGCAGGTGGAGGACATCACCGACCGCGTGCGCGCCGAGGCGCAGATCAACGCGCTCAACCGCACCCTCGAGGCGCGGGTCGCGCTGCGCACGCGCGAACTCACGCGGGCCAACGAGGCGCTGGAATCCTTCGCCTACACCATCTCGCATGACCTGCGTGCACCGCTGCGGGCGATCGACGGCTTCACGCGCGTGCTGGGCGAACGCCATGCCGATGCCTTCGACGATGCCGGGCGTGGCTATCTCGCGCGCGTGCGCGCCGCGACGGCGCGCATGGGCGAGCTGATCGATGCCTTGCTGAAGATGTCTCGGGTGTCCCGCGGCGAGCTGCGCCGCGAGCCCCTGGACCTGTCGGCGATGGCGGCGGACATCGTCGCCGACCTGCGCCACGGCGATCCGCAGCGGCAGGTGGACGCGCAGATCGAGCCCGGCCTGCAGGCATCAGGAGACAGCGCGCTGGTGAGGAACCTGCTCAACAACCTGCTCGGCAACGCCTGGAAGTTCACCCGCGGCCGGGAGCGCGGCCACATCGCCTTCCACCGGGTCGAACATGCCGGCGAGACCTGGTTCGAGGTGGCCGACAACGGCGTCGGCTTCGACGAGGCGTACGCCGGCAAGCTGTTCCGTCCGTTCCAGCGTCTGCACGCGCAGGACGAATTCGTCGGTGAGGGCATCGGCCTGGCCTCGGTGAAGCGCATCATCGAGCGCCACGGCGGCAGCATCACCGCGGAGGGCAGGGTGGGCGAGGGCGCGCGCTTCCGCTTCACGCTGCCCGACGATGCCGGCGTGGGATGA
- a CDS encoding response regulator, with product MSSDPFAAGDARPRVLVVDDDADIVALLARYLGSNGFVVSSAASGADLREALAGALPDLVLLDLGLPDEDGLSLLQHLRQQWRLPVIVVSGRGEAVERVVGLELGADDYIAKPFDFRELLARVRSVLRRAPAVAADVPAPAPTPIRRLAFEGMVLDLAARRLADAGGRDIPLTTGEFDLLRALLQHPNEVLSRDRLMNTLHGREAGPFDRAIDVGIARLRRKIERDPATPELIRSVRGAGYLLAADVCPA from the coding sequence ATGAGCAGCGACCCGTTTGCCGCCGGCGACGCACGCCCGCGCGTGCTCGTCGTCGACGACGACGCCGACATCGTCGCTCTGCTGGCGCGCTATCTGGGCAGCAACGGATTCGTGGTCTCGAGCGCCGCCAGTGGCGCCGACCTGCGCGAGGCCCTGGCCGGTGCGCTGCCCGACCTGGTGCTGCTCGACCTGGGTCTTCCCGACGAGGACGGCCTGTCGCTGCTGCAGCACCTGCGCCAGCAGTGGCGGCTTCCGGTGATCGTGGTCAGCGGACGTGGCGAAGCGGTGGAACGCGTGGTCGGGCTGGAGCTGGGTGCCGACGACTACATCGCCAAGCCCTTCGATTTCCGCGAGCTGCTGGCGCGCGTGCGCTCGGTGCTGCGGCGCGCGCCGGCGGTGGCCGCGGACGTCCCCGCGCCGGCCCCGACGCCGATCCGGCGCCTCGCGTTCGAAGGCATGGTGCTCGACCTTGCCGCGCGCAGGCTGGCCGACGCGGGCGGCCGCGATATCCCGCTGACCACGGGCGAGTTCGACCTGCTGCGCGCCTTGCTGCAGCACCCCAACGAAGTGCTGAGCCGCGACCGGCTGATGAACACGCTGCACGGGCGCGAGGCCGGGCCGTTCGATCGCGCGATCGACGTCGGCATCGCGCGGCTGCGGCGCAAGATCGAGCGCGATCCGGCAACGCCCGAGCTGATCCGGTCGGTACGCGGTGCCGGCTACCTGCTCGCTGCCGACGTCTGCCCGGCATGA
- a CDS encoding ATP-binding protein, with translation MSDAGAIPGLFEAVPDALLVVDGEGRVVRANAHAEVLFGHARGAMVGLEIEDLVPESARARHRVYRDRYMSAPHVRPMGATGQTLVGLRSDGTKFQIEIALSPLDSADGKRFLASVRDISGSQRVQQALARARYDAIAARIGQLALEAAAESSLLEELPPLLVEALGVQAVAIVAAASGQQAAAVRGAAGTGWQAGSTVPRPFAGEHRDAWIIGDIAADPSAAALFPLPLPPYGSAVLVPVFEHRRVTGALLAASRETRRFDHDACHLLQTAATTLSTYVQQRRAEEHLAHAQRLDAIGQLTGGVAHDFNNLLTVMSGSLQLLEPEIASTDGQALLASALRSVSRGAELTAKLLAFARRQRLQPSAVDVPRLLHDLEQVLRRTLGDSVRLRVGVAPGLPPAYVDAGQLEAALLNLALNARDALGRGGEIVFTAAPDEVGADQASAELPAGDYLCLGVSDDGSGMPPDILAHAMEPFFTTKGRERGSGLGLSMVYGFARQSGGGLVIDSVPGHGTAVRLYVPVARDAAAGVEPLARPAAGSGRGEGVLVVEDDAAVRAIAVAFLRGAGYRVLAVADGETALRVLREEPAIALLFSDVMLGPGIDGKALAREALALRPGLAVLLTSGDEEHAADAGGGQGLRLLRKPWRREQLADAVRRELQAG, from the coding sequence ATGAGCGACGCGGGCGCCATCCCGGGACTGTTCGAGGCCGTGCCCGACGCCTTGCTGGTGGTCGACGGCGAAGGTCGCGTAGTGCGCGCGAACGCGCACGCGGAAGTCCTGTTCGGACACGCACGCGGCGCGATGGTGGGCCTGGAGATCGAGGACCTCGTGCCGGAAAGCGCGCGTGCGCGCCACCGCGTGTATCGCGACCGCTACATGTCGGCCCCGCACGTGCGACCGATGGGCGCCACCGGCCAGACCCTGGTGGGCCTGCGCAGCGACGGCACGAAGTTCCAGATCGAGATCGCGTTGAGTCCTCTGGACAGCGCGGACGGCAAGCGCTTCCTCGCCTCGGTGCGCGACATTTCCGGCAGCCAGCGCGTGCAGCAGGCGTTGGCGCGGGCCCGCTACGACGCGATCGCGGCGCGCATCGGCCAGCTGGCGCTGGAGGCGGCGGCGGAATCGAGCCTGCTCGAGGAGCTGCCGCCGCTGCTGGTGGAGGCGCTGGGCGTGCAGGCGGTGGCGATCGTCGCCGCCGCATCCGGCCAGCAGGCGGCCGCCGTGCGCGGTGCCGCGGGCACCGGCTGGCAGGCCGGGAGCACCGTGCCGCGGCCCTTCGCCGGCGAGCACCGGGACGCCTGGATCATCGGCGACATCGCCGCGGATCCATCTGCCGCCGCGCTGTTCCCGTTGCCGCTGCCGCCTTACGGCAGCGCGGTGCTGGTGCCGGTGTTCGAACATCGCCGGGTGACGGGCGCGCTGCTGGCGGCATCGCGCGAGACGCGCCGCTTCGACCACGATGCCTGCCACCTGCTGCAGACGGCGGCCACCACGCTGTCGACCTACGTGCAGCAGCGGCGCGCCGAAGAGCACCTCGCCCACGCGCAGCGGCTGGACGCGATCGGCCAGCTCACCGGCGGCGTGGCCCACGACTTCAACAACCTGCTCACGGTGATGTCCGGCAGCCTGCAACTGCTGGAGCCGGAAATCGCCAGCACCGATGGCCAGGCGCTGCTGGCCAGCGCGCTGCGTTCAGTCAGCCGCGGCGCCGAACTCACCGCCAAGCTGCTGGCGTTCGCGCGCCGGCAGCGCCTGCAACCGAGCGCCGTCGACGTGCCACGGCTGCTGCACGACCTGGAACAGGTGCTGCGGCGCACGCTCGGCGACAGCGTGCGCCTGCGCGTCGGGGTGGCACCCGGGCTGCCTCCCGCGTACGTCGATGCCGGCCAGCTCGAGGCCGCATTGCTCAACCTGGCGCTCAACGCGCGCGACGCGCTGGGCCGCGGTGGCGAGATCGTGTTCACGGCGGCCCCGGACGAGGTCGGCGCGGACCAGGCCAGCGCGGAACTCCCGGCCGGCGACTACCTGTGCCTCGGCGTCAGCGACGATGGCAGCGGGATGCCGCCCGACATCCTGGCGCACGCGATGGAGCCGTTTTTCACCACCAAGGGCCGCGAACGCGGCAGCGGCCTCGGCTTGAGCATGGTGTACGGCTTCGCGCGCCAGAGTGGCGGAGGCCTCGTGATCGACAGCGTGCCCGGGCACGGCACCGCGGTCCGGCTGTATGTGCCTGTGGCGCGCGACGCAGCTGCCGGAGTCGAGCCACTGGCCCGCCCCGCCGCCGGCAGCGGCCGGGGCGAAGGCGTACTGGTGGTCGAGGACGACGCCGCGGTGCGCGCGATCGCGGTGGCGTTCCTGCGCGGCGCCGGCTACCGGGTGCTGGCGGTGGCCGACGGCGAGACCGCGCTGCGCGTGCTGCGCGAAGAGCCGGCGATCGCCCTGCTCTTCAGTGACGTCATGCTCGGCCCGGGGATCGACGGCAAGGCGCTGGCCCGTGAAGCGCTCGCGTTGCGCCCGGGCCTTGCCGTGCTGTTGACCTCTGGCGACGAGGAACACGCCGCCGACGCCGGTGGCGGCCAGGGCCTGCGCCTGCTGCGCAAGCCCTGGCGGCGCGAGCAGCTCGCCGACGCGGTGCGCCGGGAACTGCAGGCGGGTTGA
- a CDS encoding helix-turn-helix domain-containing protein, with protein MLQPVPPASLFDPHLRGPAAAWSADRQAPVVPALEALLLRWPPRVHRLAARQVLFHAGQPRQSLYYVRSGCFRTSVLSEDGREKITGFRMRGDLLGLDAVDMPAQACDAVALDAAEVWELPCARPDDLMPEVRERLTSLLASEIRRDWRWMLAIGTLGADQRVVAFLLDLSARFAAMGLDPQLLQLRMTRAELGNFLAITLETVTRALSRLQAHGMIDVDGRRIGIVDEAGLRAVLAGEARCH; from the coding sequence ATGCTCCAGCCAGTTCCTCCCGCGAGCCTGTTCGACCCTCACCTCCGCGGCCCCGCCGCCGCATGGTCGGCCGATCGCCAGGCACCCGTGGTGCCGGCACTCGAGGCGTTGCTGCTGCGCTGGCCACCGCGCGTGCATCGCCTGGCGGCACGCCAGGTGCTGTTCCACGCCGGCCAGCCGCGGCAGTCGCTGTACTACGTGCGCTCGGGCTGCTTCCGCACCAGCGTGCTCAGCGAGGATGGCCGCGAGAAGATCACCGGGTTCCGCATGCGCGGCGACCTGCTCGGGCTGGATGCGGTCGACATGCCGGCGCAGGCCTGCGATGCGGTGGCCCTCGACGCCGCCGAGGTCTGGGAACTGCCGTGCGCGCGCCCCGACGACCTGATGCCCGAGGTACGCGAGCGCCTGACCTCGCTGCTGGCTTCCGAGATCCGCCGCGACTGGCGCTGGATGCTGGCCATCGGCACGCTGGGCGCCGACCAGCGCGTGGTGGCGTTCCTGCTCGACCTGTCGGCGCGGTTCGCCGCCATGGGTCTTGACCCGCAGCTGCTGCAGTTGCGCATGACGCGCGCCGAACTCGGCAATTTCCTGGCGATCACCCTGGAAACCGTGACCCGGGCGCTGTCGCGCCTGCAGGCGCACGGCATGATCGACGTCGACGGCCGGCGGATCGGCATCGTCGACGAAGCCGGCCTGCGTGCGGTGCTGGCGGGTGAGGCGCGTTGCCACTAG
- a CDS encoding universal stress protein gives MPRSLYVPVTATPGDEAAITAALALARRFDAQLTILEIVNLPMPTANPWGLMPDIAIGDVHDRWRAQGQANAASRRAALAGHGVQVEVRVVEALFSDPPRVSVDMAHNADLAVVAGPANDGAEGSVAHDFVASLLLGSGRPVLVVPPGAAAPEAGGAVLLAWRPGAEAARALHDALPLLRDASRVDVVVVDPSPGAEGEQALVDVAAHLARHAVRADMVVQAARGRAVSAIVLEHAREMPAQLIVAGGYGHSRLREWVMGGVTRELLLGSPVPLLLSH, from the coding sequence ATGCCCAGGAGCCTGTATGTCCCCGTCACCGCCACCCCGGGCGACGAGGCCGCGATCACCGCCGCGCTCGCGCTGGCCAGGCGGTTCGACGCGCAACTGACGATCCTGGAGATCGTCAACCTGCCCATGCCGACAGCCAACCCCTGGGGACTGATGCCGGATATCGCGATCGGCGATGTGCACGACCGTTGGCGCGCCCAAGGCCAGGCCAACGCCGCGTCCCGGCGCGCCGCGCTCGCGGGCCACGGTGTCCAGGTCGAGGTGCGCGTGGTCGAGGCGCTTTTTTCCGATCCACCGCGCGTGTCGGTCGACATGGCCCACAACGCCGATCTCGCGGTGGTCGCGGGGCCGGCGAACGATGGTGCGGAGGGCAGCGTGGCGCACGACTTCGTGGCGTCCCTGCTGCTCGGTTCGGGACGCCCGGTGCTGGTCGTGCCACCTGGCGCGGCCGCACCGGAGGCGGGTGGGGCGGTGCTGCTCGCCTGGCGCCCTGGCGCGGAGGCCGCGCGCGCACTGCACGACGCACTGCCGCTGCTGCGCGATGCGTCGCGCGTGGACGTGGTCGTGGTCGACCCTTCGCCGGGCGCCGAAGGCGAGCAGGCGCTCGTCGATGTCGCCGCCCACCTGGCGCGACACGCGGTGCGCGCCGACATGGTGGTGCAGGCCGCTCGCGGCCGCGCGGTGAGCGCCATCGTGCTTGAGCATGCGCGAGAGATGCCGGCGCAGCTGATCGTGGCCGGTGGCTATGGCCACTCGCGGCTGCGCGAGTGGGTGATGGGTGGCGTGACCCGCGAGCTGCTGCTGGGCTCGCCGGTGCCGTTGCTGCTGTCGCACTGA
- a CDS encoding OmpA family protein: MRTAPRIFFATAAASAVLISGCATYTGQTSDPNDPNRTQRGALIGAGIGAVAGLLSGSDATERRQRALVGAGVGGLAGGAVGVYQDRQEAELRRQTAGTGIIVDREGDTIKLNLPDGVTFDFNKTALKPQFYPALNNVARTLAEYNQTIVEVAGHTDNIGGDAVNQRISEQRASAVGNYLIGQGLQRERFEIVGFGKNMPIADNSTEQGRAANRRVEIRVVPLRG; the protein is encoded by the coding sequence ATGCGTACAGCCCCCCGTATCTTCTTCGCCACCGCGGCAGCGAGCGCCGTCCTCATTTCCGGCTGCGCCACCTATACCGGCCAGACCAGCGATCCGAACGATCCCAACCGGACCCAGCGCGGCGCGCTGATCGGTGCGGGGATCGGCGCCGTCGCCGGCCTGCTGAGCGGTTCCGACGCCACCGAGCGCCGCCAGCGCGCGCTGGTGGGTGCGGGCGTGGGTGGACTGGCCGGTGGCGCCGTCGGCGTCTACCAGGACCGCCAGGAAGCCGAACTGCGCCGCCAGACCGCGGGCACCGGCATCATCGTCGACCGCGAGGGCGACACCATCAAGCTCAACCTGCCGGATGGCGTGACCTTCGACTTCAACAAGACCGCGCTCAAGCCGCAGTTCTACCCGGCGCTCAACAACGTGGCGCGCACCCTGGCCGAGTACAACCAGACCATCGTGGAAGTGGCCGGGCACACCGACAACATCGGCGGCGACGCCGTCAACCAGCGCATCTCCGAGCAGCGCGCGTCGGCGGTGGGCAACTACCTCATCGGCCAGGGCCTGCAGCGCGAACGCTTCGAGATCGTCGGCTTCGGCAAGAACATGCCCATCGCCGACAACTCCACCGAGCAGGGTCGCGCGGCCAATCGTCGCGTCGAGATCCGCGTGGTCCCGCTGCGCGGCTGA
- the alr gene encoding alanine racemase has translation MGLHAAERPTRILVDLDRIAGNLRAIRAHAGVPVMAIVKANAYGHGLVQVARHLQVHGVEHLGVAFPEEGIALRRAGISVPILVLGGIYGPQVAQYLVHDLEITVSSLEKLRHVEAAAASMGRHATVHLKIDTGMERIGVHAWSAGPFIEAAVASRWIRLAGIYSHLACADEPDSPTTALQLARFEDACAHFGRIGAPVPPRHIANSGGVLHCPDTRLDMVRPGILLYGVLPGAGARATVAVQPALSLVSRVVYFKVVQAGHAVSYGGTWAPATDTRVVTVPIGYGDGYPRALSSRGTVLLRGRGYPIVGRVCMDQFMVDIGRDSAWNEDEVVLIGRQGDAELRAEQVAAAAGMIPYEVLVGLNDRIPRVYSGGFLSAE, from the coding sequence ATGGGCCTGCATGCCGCCGAGCGCCCGACGCGGATCCTGGTCGACCTCGACCGCATCGCCGGCAACCTGCGTGCCATCCGTGCCCACGCCGGCGTGCCGGTGATGGCCATCGTCAAGGCCAACGCCTATGGCCACGGCCTGGTGCAGGTGGCACGCCACCTGCAGGTGCATGGCGTCGAGCACCTGGGCGTGGCCTTCCCCGAGGAGGGCATCGCGCTGCGCCGTGCCGGCATCAGCGTGCCGATCCTGGTGCTGGGCGGCATCTACGGGCCGCAGGTGGCGCAGTACCTGGTCCACGACCTCGAAATCACCGTGTCGTCGCTGGAGAAGCTGCGCCACGTCGAGGCCGCGGCCGCGTCGATGGGTCGCCACGCCACGGTGCACCTGAAGATCGACACCGGCATGGAGCGCATCGGCGTGCATGCTTGGAGCGCCGGGCCCTTCATCGAGGCCGCGGTGGCGTCGCGCTGGATCAGGCTGGCCGGGATCTATTCGCACCTCGCCTGCGCGGACGAACCCGACTCGCCCACGACGGCGCTGCAACTGGCGCGGTTCGAAGACGCCTGCGCGCACTTCGGCCGCATCGGCGCGCCAGTGCCGCCCCGGCACATCGCCAACTCCGGCGGCGTGCTGCATTGCCCGGACACGCGACTCGACATGGTGCGTCCCGGCATCCTGCTGTACGGCGTGCTGCCGGGTGCCGGGGCGCGTGCCACGGTGGCGGTGCAGCCGGCGCTTTCGCTGGTTTCGCGCGTGGTCTATTTCAAGGTGGTGCAGGCCGGGCATGCGGTCAGCTACGGCGGCACCTGGGCACCGGCCACGGACACCCGCGTGGTGACGGTGCCCATCGGTTACGGCGACGGCTATCCGCGTGCGCTGTCCTCGCGCGGCACCGTGCTGCTGCGCGGTCGCGGGTATCCGATCGTCGGGCGGGTGTGCATGGACCAGTTCATGGTCGACATCGGCCGCGACAGCGCATGGAACGAAGACGAGGTCGTGCTGATCGGCCGCCAGGGCGATGCCGAGCTGCGGGCGGAACAGGTGGCGGCCGCGGCCGGCATGATTCCGTACGAAGTGCTGGTGGGTTTGAACGACCGCATTCCACGCGTCTACAGCGGTGGCTTTCTGTCAGCTGAATAG
- a CDS encoding replicative DNA helicase, with the protein MSARPGFQHEGPAFQGRGDARVEQLRIPPQSVEAEQAVLGGLMLSPEAYDRVGDQLDQSDFYRRDHQLIFRAIKELAERNRPYDAVTLGEWFESQGQSEMVAGGAYLVELASTTPSAANIVAYAEIVRDKAVLRQLIEVGTTIVNDGFQPGGRESSELLAKAEQDVFAIAEAGNRGRTDFTPVNKAMAEAFDVLQTRYANGGGITGLPTGYVEFDEMTAGLQPTDLLILAARPAMGKTTLALNMAEYAAMKTKKAVAVFSMEMSASQLALRLISSVGRVNATRLRTGLLEDEDWSRVSSAIRLLKETKIFIDDTPALSPDSLRAKARRLKREHDLGLIVIDYLQLMAVPGNSENRATEISEISRSLKSLAKELNVPVLALSQLNRSLETRADKRPVMADLRESGAIEQDADVIVFIYRDDYYNKENSPDKGLAEVIIGKQRNGPTGSVKLKFFGEYTRFDNLAHDSVGSFE; encoded by the coding sequence ATGAGTGCACGACCGGGCTTCCAGCACGAAGGCCCCGCCTTCCAGGGGCGTGGCGATGCCCGGGTCGAACAGCTGCGCATACCGCCGCAGTCGGTCGAGGCCGAGCAGGCCGTGCTGGGCGGGCTGATGCTCTCGCCGGAGGCCTACGACCGCGTTGGCGACCAGCTCGACCAGTCCGACTTCTACCGTCGCGACCACCAGCTGATCTTTCGCGCCATCAAGGAACTCGCCGAGCGCAACCGTCCCTACGATGCGGTGACCCTGGGCGAGTGGTTCGAGTCGCAGGGGCAGTCGGAGATGGTGGCGGGCGGCGCGTACCTGGTTGAACTGGCCAGCACCACGCCGTCGGCGGCCAATATCGTCGCCTACGCCGAGATCGTGCGCGACAAGGCCGTGCTGCGGCAGCTGATCGAAGTCGGCACCACCATCGTCAACGACGGCTTCCAGCCAGGTGGCCGCGAGAGTTCCGAGTTGCTCGCAAAGGCCGAGCAGGACGTGTTCGCGATCGCCGAGGCCGGCAACCGTGGCCGCACCGACTTCACCCCGGTCAACAAGGCGATGGCCGAAGCCTTCGACGTGCTGCAGACGCGCTACGCCAACGGCGGCGGCATCACCGGACTGCCCACCGGCTACGTCGAATTCGACGAGATGACCGCCGGCCTGCAGCCCACCGACCTGCTGATCCTGGCCGCGCGCCCGGCGATGGGCAAGACCACGCTGGCGCTCAACATGGCCGAGTACGCCGCCATGAAGACCAAGAAGGCCGTGGCCGTGTTCTCCATGGAAATGTCGGCCAGCCAGCTCGCGCTGCGACTGATCTCGTCCGTGGGCCGCGTCAATGCCACCCGCCTGCGCACCGGCCTGCTCGAGGACGAGGACTGGAGCCGCGTGTCCAGCGCGATCCGCCTGCTCAAGGAAACCAAGATCTTCATCGACGACACCCCGGCGCTGTCGCCCGATTCGCTGCGCGCCAAGGCGCGACGTCTGAAGCGCGAACACGACCTCGGCCTGATCGTCATCGACTACCTGCAGCTCATGGCGGTACCGGGCAACAGCGAGAACCGCGCCACCGAGATCTCCGAGATCTCGCGCTCGCTGAAAAGCCTGGCCAAGGAACTCAACGTGCCGGTGCTGGCGCTGTCGCAGCTCAACCGCTCGCTGGAAACACGCGCCGACAAGCGCCCGGTGATGGCCGACCTGCGCGAGTCGGGCGCGATCGAGCAGGACGCCGACGTGATCGTCTTCATCTACCGCGACGACTACTACAACAAGGAAAACTCGCCCGACAAGGGCCTGGCCGAGGTGATCATCGGCAAGCAGCGAAACGGGCCCACGGGTTCGGTGAAACTGAAGTTCTTCGGCGAGTACACGCGCTTCGACAACCTCGCCCACGACTCGGTGGGCAGCTTCGAGTAG
- the rplI gene encoding 50S ribosomal protein L9 → MQLILLQKVVNLGNLGDKVDVKPGYGRNFLVPQGKAVPATASNLADFEARRAEYEAKAVASHDEANTRLASLEGVSVTIYANASTEGKLYGSVGPRDIAEALTKAGHPVEKSEVVLGEGAFRATGQYEVVLHLHADIDTTVTVVVAPEAA, encoded by the coding sequence ATGCAACTGATCCTCCTGCAGAAGGTCGTGAACCTCGGCAACCTCGGCGACAAGGTCGACGTGAAGCCGGGCTACGGCCGCAATTTCCTGGTGCCGCAGGGCAAGGCCGTTCCCGCCACCGCCTCCAACCTCGCCGACTTCGAGGCGCGCCGCGCCGAGTACGAAGCCAAGGCCGTGGCGTCGCACGACGAAGCCAACACGCGCCTGGCGTCGCTCGAGGGCGTGAGTGTCACGATCTACGCCAACGCCTCCACCGAAGGCAAGCTGTACGGCTCGGTCGGCCCGCGCGATATCGCCGAGGCGCTGACCAAGGCCGGCCATCCGGTCGAGAAGTCGGAAGTGGTGCTGGGCGAGGGCGCGTTCCGCGCCACCGGCCAGTACGAGGTCGTGCTGCACCTGCACGCCGACATCGACACCACGGTCACCGTGGTGGTGGCGCCCGAAGCCGCCTGA
- the rpsR gene encoding 30S ribosomal protein S18, with product MSKFFRRRKFCKFTAEGVKEIDYKDLNTLRQNVTENGKIVPSRITGTKAKYQRQLATAVKRARFLALIPYTDNHTM from the coding sequence ATGTCCAAGTTCTTCCGCCGCCGCAAGTTCTGCAAGTTCACCGCCGAGGGTGTCAAGGAGATCGACTACAAGGATCTCAACACCCTGCGCCAGAACGTGACCGAGAACGGCAAGATCGTCCCGAGCCGCATCACCGGCACCAAGGCGAAGTACCAGCGCCAGCTGGCCACGGCCGTCAAGCGCGCCCGTTTCCTGGCCCTGATCCCGTACACCGACAACCACACCATGTGA